A window from Candidatus Methylomirabilota bacterium encodes these proteins:
- a CDS encoding type II toxin-antitoxin system VapC family toxin: MSKVILDTDVLIDVLRGREAIRAFLLEVTRDAVPCCSVISVAELCAGLRPAEEEPTRALLDALVIVPVTREIAEVAGRFKRTTRSRRLELADCLIAATAFVERAVVATGNIKDYPMAEVSVLPARR, translated from the coding sequence ATGAGCAAGGTCATCCTCGACACGGACGTCCTCATCGACGTCCTGAGGGGCCGCGAAGCGATACGTGCCTTTCTCCTGGAGGTAACGCGCGATGCCGTTCCCTGCTGTTCGGTCATCTCCGTCGCCGAACTGTGCGCCGGTCTGCGCCCGGCAGAGGAAGAGCCCACGCGTGCGCTCCTCGATGCCTTGGTGATCGTTCCCGTGACCCGCGAGATCGCCGAGGTCGCCGGCCGCTTCAAGCGGACCACGCGCAGCCGAAGGCTCGAGCTGGCAGACTGCTTGATCGCCGCCACGGCGTTCGTGGAACGGGCCGTCGTTGCGACGGGCAATATCAAGGATTATCCAATGGCTGAAGTCTCGGTGCTGCCGGCGCGACGATGA
- a CDS encoding zinc-binding dehydrogenase: MSKGKAAIFFGPGKPFEIRELPIPEVEPDAVLIRVSLANVCGSDLHFWRGDAPLRLPDDGWLFGHEMTGRVARLGARVTTDSLGRPLKEGDRVAYTYFYPCGRCHACLHGEPAACPAKIERPVGPSQFPHFHGAFAEYYYLRPRGALFLVPDALPDELVSPVNCALSQVIFGLHRAGLRFGGSVVIQGAGGLGIQAAAVAKDMGAATVIVVDQLPGRLALARAFGADHTLNVREVADKKERVALVRQWTGGTGADVACDFVGFPQVIPEGIEMLRSGGTYLEIGTISRGAKVELEPSLLVWGSKSIVGVIQYDPWVIPRALDFLVRNRARWPFDKLISHKYPLEKIDQAFAESEWHAKETTTIMRAALVP, translated from the coding sequence ATGAGCAAGGGCAAGGCCGCCATCTTCTTCGGCCCCGGCAAGCCGTTCGAGATCCGCGAGCTGCCGATTCCCGAGGTCGAGCCCGACGCGGTCCTGATCCGCGTGTCGCTCGCGAACGTCTGCGGCTCGGACCTCCACTTCTGGCGCGGCGACGCGCCGCTGCGCCTGCCCGACGACGGCTGGCTCTTCGGCCACGAGATGACGGGGCGCGTCGCGCGGCTCGGCGCGCGCGTCACGACCGACTCGCTCGGCCGCCCGCTCAAGGAGGGCGACCGGGTCGCCTACACCTACTTCTACCCGTGCGGGCGCTGCCACGCGTGTCTGCACGGAGAACCGGCGGCGTGCCCGGCCAAGATCGAGCGCCCGGTCGGGCCCTCGCAGTTCCCGCACTTCCACGGCGCCTTCGCCGAGTACTACTACCTGCGGCCGCGCGGCGCGCTCTTCCTCGTGCCCGACGCGCTGCCGGACGAGCTGGTGTCGCCGGTGAACTGCGCGCTGAGCCAGGTGATCTTCGGCCTCCACCGGGCGGGGCTCCGCTTCGGCGGGAGCGTCGTGATCCAGGGGGCGGGCGGCCTCGGGATCCAGGCGGCGGCGGTGGCCAAGGACATGGGCGCGGCGACGGTCATCGTCGTGGACCAGCTCCCGGGCCGCCTGGCGCTCGCGAGGGCGTTCGGCGCCGACCACACGCTCAACGTGAGGGAGGTCGCCGACAAGAAGGAGCGCGTCGCGCTCGTGCGGCAGTGGACGGGCGGCACGGGCGCCGACGTCGCGTGCGACTTCGTCGGCTTCCCCCAGGTGATCCCGGAGGGCATCGAGATGCTCCGCTCCGGCGGCACCTACCTCGAGATCGGCACGATCAGCCGCGGCGCCAAGGTGGAGCTCGAGCCGTCGCTGCTCGTCTGGGGCTCGAAGTCGATCGTGGGCGTGATCCAGTACGACCCGTGGGTGATCCCGCGCGCGCTCGACTTCCTGGTGCGGAACCGTGCGCGCTGGCCGTTCGACAAGCTGATCTCGCACAAGTATCCCCTCGAGAAGATCGA
- a CDS encoding aspartate kinase, protein MALIVQKYGGSSVADAERIRSVARRVAESARGNQLVVVVSAMGKTTDGLLGLAQQITPAPDPRELDMLLATGEQVTIALLAMALQDLGVRARSLTGPQVGIRTDSGHTKARITQIGAERVRQSLDAGEVAVVAGFQGLSETDEITTLGRGGSDLTGVALAAALKADVCEIYTDVDGVYTADPAIVPDARKLGRVAYDEMLEMASLGARVLQARSVEFAKKYGVTVHVRSSFKPDPGTLVTKEEQGMEEVVVTGVTHDRSQAKISILRVPDRPGIAAQVFGAIAATNVVVDMIVQNISRDGYTDMSFTLPRGDHARAVSTLESIARGIGAQGVVHDERVAKVSIVGVGMRSHSGVAAKMFTTLAQEGINIQMISTSEIAVSCVIEDKYAELAVRALHDAFEVGKGARR, encoded by the coding sequence ATGGCGCTGATCGTGCAGAAATACGGCGGCTCCTCCGTCGCCGACGCCGAGCGGATCCGGAGCGTGGCGCGCCGCGTGGCCGAGAGCGCGCGCGGCAACCAGCTCGTCGTCGTCGTCTCGGCCATGGGCAAGACGACCGACGGCCTCCTGGGCCTCGCGCAGCAGATCACGCCCGCCCCCGACCCGCGGGAGCTGGACATGCTGCTCGCCACGGGCGAGCAGGTCACGATCGCGCTCCTCGCGATGGCCCTCCAGGACCTCGGCGTGCGGGCCCGTTCGCTCACGGGCCCCCAGGTCGGCATCCGCACGGACAGCGGGCACACGAAGGCGCGGATCACCCAGATCGGCGCCGAGCGCGTCCGCCAGAGCCTCGACGCGGGGGAGGTCGCCGTGGTCGCCGGCTTCCAGGGGCTCTCCGAGACCGACGAGATCACCACGCTCGGCCGCGGCGGCTCCGACCTCACGGGCGTCGCGCTCGCCGCGGCCCTCAAGGCCGACGTGTGCGAGATCTACACGGACGTGGACGGCGTCTACACCGCCGACCCGGCCATCGTGCCCGACGCGCGGAAGCTCGGGCGCGTCGCGTACGACGAGATGCTCGAGATGGCGAGCCTCGGCGCACGGGTGCTGCAGGCGCGCTCGGTGGAGTTCGCCAAGAAATACGGCGTCACGGTGCACGTGCGCTCGTCGTTCAAGCCGGACCCGGGCACGCTCGTGACGAAAGAGGAGCAGGGCATGGAAGAAGTGGTCGTCACCGGCGTCACCCACGACCGGAGCCAGGCGAAGATCTCGATCCTGCGCGTCCCCGACCGGCCGGGCATCGCCGCGCAGGTGTTCGGCGCGATCGCGGCGACGAACGTGGTGGTGGACATGATCGTGCAGAACATCAGCCGCGACGGCTACACCGACATGTCCTTCACCCTGCCCCGCGGCGACCACGCGCGCGCCGTGTCCACGCTCGAGTCGATCGCCCGGGGCATCGGCGCCCAGGGCGTCGTCCACGACGAGCGCGTCGCCAAGGTCTCGATCGTCGGTGTGGGCATGCGCAGCCACTCGGGCGTCGCCGCGAAGATGTTCACGACGCTCGCCCAGGAGGGCATCAACATCCAGATGATCTCGACCTCCGAGATCGCGGTCTCGTGCGTCATCGAGGACAAGTACGCGGAGCTCGCGGTCCGCGCCCTCCACGACGCGTTCGAGGTGGGGAAAGGAGCCCGCCGATGA